The window tttaattaaatcaaattaacttgaaataaaataaaataaaataaatgagttTAATAATTAGTTTTGTTCGGTTGGACCATAACCAGAACATAATCTTTTAaataaggggtcatttgttaataGGTGAATGAAACCAAAACAACTGAACCATACATTCTCTTTCGTTAAGATTGTTTGGCAATTGTTTCTTGTAGCTGGACGATACCAAAAATCCTTGGACGACTCACCCTGAAAAATGTAGCGGGTGTCATTCAGAAGCATGTCTAATGCATCATCCTTTTAAGAAATTAacttttaagaaattaaaaaaaattgattaatctatcttttattatattattcagaTTTGACAAATGATCTCttaataatatcaaattttttaattattttatatatttatatttaattattttataaatttgaaatattgaaaattttaacattTAGGAATTTcacttttaaatatatgttaatgagccaattatgaaaaaaaaattaacattagtattttaaaattaaatatttgaaatatatgaaaaaaaattcattatatgATTCAAGTTCTATTTCCCAtcaagaatataataaaatttaattttataatatcaaattaagagttataaattaatttaaaatttcaacaattatatattagtttgttttaaaattatataaaaagatataaaatacataatattactggttatttaataaaataatatatttaacagTAATTCGTAGTCATCCAGATatgttagaaaaaaaaataacaaacgaCACCATTCAGATTAACTCATCATTAGAAATTTAAGTCATCCAGAAAAAACCATCCAAATTTAACAAATGAGCCCAAGTTCCAAATTTTCGATTCAGCCCAAATACAAATTTTACGATCTCGGTTGGATACAATGGAGAGGCCCAGTGAATTGCGAGATTTTTCGTTTGGCTGTACACAACCTCACAGCTTTAGGTGTGTTATAAAGACAAGAAAGTCAAAAAAGCTAAATCCCACTAAACCTCTTCGACCTTTTCATGGGGTTGAAATGATAATTAGAGTAGTAAAGCAGGGAGTTTGGGAATTTTTAGACGAAGCCATCAAAGCTTTTGTCATCGAGCCACAAGCCAGCCATCAATAATTAACCCTAACTTAAAGCCTTGAAGAACACACATCCTTGAGTTCTTGCACCTCCTCCTCACTTTCATAATGACAAGATAGTAGTAAAGCAGCCGGCAAAATAGtttaacggtttttctagtgtgtgctccgACATGGGTAATGCCGGGAAACAAAGGTGGAGATTCGCATTTCACTGGTCTCCTACCCACACCAAGAAGCATCATCAGCCTCAACAACAAGAAAAACAACAAGAACAACATGATCTTCCTCCCAAAGAATTCTTGTGTCCGATCACAGGGACTCTAATGTTCGATCCTGTCATCGTCTCGTCGGGCCACACTTTCGACCGCAACTCCGTCGAAGCATGTCTATCTCTCTCCTTCACTCCATCTCTCCCTGACGGCTCCTCACCTGATTTCTCCACGCTCATTCCCAATCTCGCTCTCAAGTCCACCATCTTGAACCACATCTTTTCCTCTTCGATTCGCTCCAAGCCTCTCGACTCTCAGGTTGTTATCAAGCTCGTGCGAGAAATGAAACGCAAAACCTCAGCGACTCCAGTTGCTTCCGAGCTCTCACGGTGGCCTAGTCGTCTCTCTTCTAGCAGCTCAATCGAATCAGTCACTCCCGCCACGCCTCTGCCGCTAACCACCACCACTCGGCCCTCTTGCTACTCCTCCTCTTCATGCTCAGACGCCGAATTATCAACTCCCTCAGAACAGGATGATAATGGAATCATAGCTAAACTCAAGAGCGCTTTAGTATATGAACAAGAAGAAGGCGTAGTGACACTACGAAATATCACGAGAACAGGGGAGAGCGCTCGCGGTGAGCTCTGTACGCCGCAACTCCTTTCGAGTATGCGGTCACTCATGGCCTCAAAATACGCTTCTGTGCAGGTCAATTGCGTGGCAGCATTGGTGAACTTGTCGTTGGAGAAGAGTAATAAGGTGAAAATAGTGCGTGCTGGTATAGTACCCCCGTTGATCGATGTTCTGAGAGGCGGATCCTCAGAGGCGCAAGAGCACGCGGCGGGTGCATTGTTTAGTTTATCGCTGGATGATCAGAACAAGACGGCTATTGGGGTGTTGGGTGCTTTGCAGCCGCTTGTTTACACGCTGAGGTCGGATTCGAGTCGGGCTCGGAGTGACTCCACTTTGGCGCTGTATCATTTGACACTTGTGCAGAGCAATAGAGTGAAGCTTGTGAAGTTGGGAGCTGTGGGGGTCTTGTTGGATATGGTGGGTTCGGGGCGTATGTTGGGCCGGGTACTATTGGTGCTGGGTAATTTGGCGACTAGTGTGGAAGGCCGTGCTGCGATGCTGAATGGAGGTGCTGTGGGGTGTTTTGTGGACATGTTGAAGAAGGATGAGTTTGATTCGGAATTGACGAGAGAGAGTTGTGTTGCGGCGTTGTATGGGTTGAGTTTTGGGGGGTTGAGGTTTAAGGGGTTGGCGAAAGAGGCTGGGCTGGAGGAGGTGTTGCAAAATGTGGAACAACGGGGGACTGAGCGGGCTAAGGCAAAGGCGAGGCGGATATTGGTGTTTATGAGGGTGAAATATGAGGAAGAGGGGGAAGAAGAGACGGTGGATTGGGAGGAGTTGCTCAACTCCGAAGAGGTGAATCACACGCAGCTGTGACTCTTGTTTATGTGACAATGTATGTCCAGAGTCTATTTCTCTACTTGAGTTTTGAGATATTGAAGATTTTCTGTTAGCTGGCTGGTTTGAGTGAGTTGTAAGTACTTGTTGTAAAGGCGTTTACGGCTAATCTTATAGAAGTTGTGTTCTCCTCTTTGTTTTTCAAGCAACTGATTCATGAAATGTTGCTCAAACGAATAGTGTAAATAAACTTTCTGGTCTACTGGCTTCTGTGAAATGATCGTTTGTTCCTTTTTTTGAGTGGATATTGGACTGGTTTGTTCAGACTTTGTTTATTGCATTTGTCGCGGTTCCATTGCAGTTGAATTGTTTCATGTAGTTCTTCAGTTTGCTTGTGAATGTTGCTGTGTTTAACGACTTGGAATCTAAGTTCAAATGTGCAGTACTGACTATCACTTGGCTTTATGTATACTACTAGTACAGGAATGGCTCAAACAAGTCCCAAGATTGTTATGCAATATATTGTTACTATATGAATTTTGCATTTCCCCTTCTGTAATGTGGTTTCTGTGCTAATTTCCTGCTTTAATAGGAGGAAAAAAATTCTCATCTCTCCGGTAACAATGCTTGATGCATCTAGCCTGGTCTGGGACTTCTACAACTGAAGTGAAGAATGTCAGATGATGACCTAGCAAGGTTTCTAGCGATTGCAGGGATTATAAGATGATGATGGAACAAGTCGCAAATGGACTGAAGAACGCGGATGCTCTCATCAGCAGACGTCTCGCCAACTCTTGTATGTTCTTTCTCATTAACTCCTTCAAGTTCATCGAATCATCGCTGCAAAAGTTTCTACACTGTCATTATTTTTGCTATTAAATGATTAAGCTATCAAATATGACACTGTTGGGGATATTGTACGGTGTAATTAACTCTAGTGAGGATTGTGGGGCGATATTGCTATGACAGTGGGCAATTGTAGCAGCCAAAGCACCGGAGGTATCCATGATGAACTCAGCTTTATGCGTCCCTAGGTCCCTTGGTGTCAAATAGACTTAGTGTTCTAGTGAAGATTCACTATAATAGTTCAATTAGCTCAGGGTAAAATTGACCTTCTTGCCAAATCTTCATTTTAGCTGAGGATGTGTCTTGGGTGTCATGTGAATTTATACTAATTATGATCAGGTTTTCTCCTAATTACTCGAGACAATGGTCTCTCTGATTATTAGAGCATCTCTGATGGGAGGCAGCATTGCGAGTATGTACTAGAAGGCACTGGTATTGCCATTCGGTGGCCTATGAAATAGTATTGTTCAAGTCTGATTGATGAGAGAGTTAAAAGTATACACATTACGACCAGCCGGGCACATCTAACAGGAAAGAGCCACGATTGTTCACACACAATAGATTCGTTGATAGAAAAGAAGTAATAGAAAAGTCTAATATACTATACCATGGGAATAAGATCTTTTTGGCATCTACTTTTGCCTCTGTCATTGTGTCCTGGTGAGCAAAGTCTTTGTGTGACCATAAATCCCACAAACCAAAAGCAACTCCGCTCTCTTTTTTGTCCTTGCTCATTCTGCTTAAATATTGTTTACAGTAATCAAAACAAGTCTCCTTGCATCTTATGACACCAATCTCGTTGATGCAAGAGTTTTGTACACTGGTATggttttgttaaaatataagtataagatccataaaaggGACCTCCTCTAATAGGTTTATCGAGTTTATCATGCAGATTCAATTAGCACTCGGACATCTGGTGCGGGGAAACAA of the Daucus carota subsp. sativus chromosome 4, DH1 v3.0, whole genome shotgun sequence genome contains:
- the LOC108219530 gene encoding U-box domain-containing protein 40, whose product is MGNAGKQRWRFAFHWSPTHTKKHHQPQQQEKQQEQHDLPPKEFLCPITGTLMFDPVIVSSGHTFDRNSVEACLSLSFTPSLPDGSSPDFSTLIPNLALKSTILNHIFSSSIRSKPLDSQVVIKLVREMKRKTSATPVASELSRWPSRLSSSSSIESVTPATPLPLTTTTRPSCYSSSSCSDAELSTPSEQDDNGIIAKLKSALVYEQEEGVVTLRNITRTGESARGELCTPQLLSSMRSLMASKYASVQVNCVAALVNLSLEKSNKVKIVRAGIVPPLIDVLRGGSSEAQEHAAGALFSLSLDDQNKTAIGVLGALQPLVYTLRSDSSRARSDSTLALYHLTLVQSNRVKLVKLGAVGVLLDMVGSGRMLGRVLLVLGNLATSVEGRAAMLNGGAVGCFVDMLKKDEFDSELTRESCVAALYGLSFGGLRFKGLAKEAGLEEVLQNVEQRGTERAKAKARRILVFMRVKYEEEGEEETVDWEELLNSEEVNHTQL